A single Sporosarcina sp. FSL W8-0480 DNA region contains:
- a CDS encoding S8 family serine peptidase, whose product MGKIFKSLLSIILILSMLAQFPTSASAEYETPLKTKTENESIAEMKAAIAEQLNLNNSGPVLHKDLMELSGDEQIGVIVHLSETPAGLQKGINELAGKSFTAAQETKVQQKVIVQQNHVQKEMQARKVSFKEGYSFNTVLNGFAAKVKADDLQKLLQVEGVTLIEPDTTVYAFEEKAETPTDGQVDAYMDKSIDLLGIKKLWAEGFEGEGIKVAVLDTGIDADHPDFEGIYKGGKNFVPHTGNDYARPRADDDASETSPLDRPANRPIFNSDRSSFYTSHGTHVAGIIAAIGNNEYGLKGVAPKVDLYAYRVLGAYGSGSMSGIIKAIDTAVVEKMDIINLSLGGEANTEIDAGSFAINNAMMAGTISVIATGNTGPKRGTMGTPSTSRLGIAVGNTTNPEAHYNVDVNINAGNYNLTKTLNLIGTPYGQDLATQLNGEFEIVAVPGIGQPTDYANLEVKGKVALVSRGQTPFVDKIEAAKNSGAVAVIIHNNAGGTYAPGPSKTILGDDFDFIPAFDMSQTDGEAIRAALTEAEGTITFGSFNKTLIAGDEVNSSSSRGPSTPNFDIKPDVSAPGTNIMSTIPMYKADYPEKTYERAYARKTGTSMAAPHIAGIAALIKQANPDWNAFDVKVALSNTAKLLDTKKYDVFSQGAGRVNAYAAAHPQILAYAIDEAILDESNMVVENLKGTVTFGAQSLAKDLKVTKQILVKDMKGIGGDYEVSVNVTKSFGDAKITIDKPNFMLNNQQLLNVTLTASANSKAKVGDELLGYIHIKGRDVDISLPFAADFSGEIPVELKDMSISETDLSFNGVGVKHEAMLYFTITGDVDTNYLEIYDILNSDGGKYGDGTLGLMYSSPSLRAGSYELMIPGTYTSWNDTEETMIPDGLYTFDYTAKPKSGVPTVLYDYVGPIFVKSTKPVVEGVFNEGTLIGKVTDKYIEFNEALAEYGLDYDLNKKLNALYVVSINGENIQELPFTLKQDGSFNINIESEPFNDITNSAKVTVLIRDAAGNSSETVIFERDAKAVALSVNPTELNLIETHEAKLTVTETTTTSDTKSAVKDVTKEAKYKVADESIVTVSEGTVKAVKAGKTTITVSYGNAEPVTIYVEVDKAPVVVVPGPSTPPIMIPPAPGGGTPEAGKPDEEKPTEEKPKEEKPITPPVFKDIANTFAVKEISVLATKGIIQGKTATEFGTNQQITRAEFAVLLARALELPLEQYEGKFRDVNASKKWAYAGVEAAARAGIVNGSADGMFNPDTPIKREEIAAMVMRAINYQDKAKLEGIKSPAHFNDHGLIGSFAIDSVYKAAAIGIIKGNNGNFNPKNNATRAEAAVMLYRALDVLRLLD is encoded by the coding sequence TTGGGAAAAATTTTTAAAAGTTTACTATCAATCATTTTGATTCTATCCATGTTGGCGCAATTTCCAACAAGTGCCAGTGCAGAATACGAAACACCGCTTAAAACTAAAACAGAAAACGAAAGCATAGCAGAAATGAAAGCCGCTATTGCTGAACAGTTAAACTTGAATAATAGCGGACCAGTTTTACATAAGGATTTAATGGAACTCTCGGGAGATGAACAAATAGGTGTTATCGTTCATCTATCAGAAACGCCTGCAGGATTACAAAAAGGTATAAATGAATTGGCAGGGAAAAGCTTCACTGCCGCCCAAGAAACAAAAGTGCAACAAAAAGTGATTGTACAACAAAACCATGTCCAAAAGGAAATGCAAGCCCGCAAAGTTTCCTTTAAAGAAGGCTATTCATTCAACACTGTCCTAAACGGTTTTGCGGCTAAAGTGAAAGCTGACGATCTTCAAAAACTACTTCAAGTCGAAGGTGTAACTTTAATTGAACCGGACACTACTGTTTATGCATTTGAGGAAAAAGCTGAGACTCCAACAGATGGACAAGTCGACGCATACATGGACAAAAGTATCGATTTGCTTGGAATCAAAAAGCTGTGGGCAGAAGGTTTTGAAGGAGAAGGCATCAAGGTTGCAGTCCTTGATACAGGAATTGACGCCGACCATCCTGACTTCGAAGGCATCTATAAAGGAGGCAAAAACTTCGTCCCGCATACTGGTAACGATTATGCGCGCCCGCGTGCTGACGACGATGCTTCCGAAACATCACCACTTGACCGCCCGGCGAACCGTCCAATCTTCAACAGTGACAGAAGCTCATTCTATACTTCCCACGGGACACATGTCGCGGGGATCATCGCAGCGATTGGTAACAACGAATATGGCCTTAAAGGGGTTGCGCCGAAAGTCGACCTCTACGCATACCGCGTTCTTGGAGCATACGGCAGCGGATCAATGTCAGGTATCATTAAAGCGATCGACACAGCGGTTGTAGAAAAAATGGACATCATTAACCTATCCCTTGGTGGTGAAGCGAACACTGAAATAGATGCTGGATCATTCGCCATAAACAATGCAATGATGGCGGGTACAATCTCAGTGATCGCCACAGGAAACACCGGTCCGAAACGAGGAACGATGGGAACGCCATCCACATCACGTCTTGGTATCGCGGTAGGAAATACGACAAATCCTGAAGCGCATTACAACGTTGATGTTAACATCAACGCGGGAAACTATAATCTGACGAAAACGTTAAACCTAATAGGTACGCCATATGGCCAAGATCTCGCCACTCAACTTAATGGCGAATTCGAGATTGTCGCAGTCCCTGGGATCGGACAACCAACAGACTATGCAAACCTTGAGGTAAAAGGAAAAGTTGCTCTAGTTTCACGCGGTCAAACTCCATTCGTTGACAAAATTGAAGCTGCGAAAAACAGCGGTGCAGTTGCCGTTATCATCCATAACAATGCGGGTGGCACATACGCGCCAGGTCCATCTAAAACAATCCTTGGTGATGATTTCGATTTCATCCCGGCATTCGATATGTCCCAAACGGACGGCGAAGCAATCCGTGCAGCATTAACAGAAGCGGAAGGTACAATCACTTTCGGCTCATTCAATAAAACCTTAATCGCTGGCGATGAAGTGAACAGCTCAAGTTCACGTGGTCCCTCGACACCGAACTTCGACATCAAACCTGACGTGAGTGCACCTGGAACTAACATCATGTCTACAATTCCTATGTACAAAGCCGATTACCCGGAGAAAACGTACGAAAGGGCATATGCCCGTAAAACGGGAACATCGATGGCTGCACCACATATTGCGGGGATCGCCGCACTTATAAAACAGGCGAATCCAGATTGGAATGCATTCGATGTAAAAGTCGCTCTTTCCAACACTGCAAAACTCTTAGACACGAAAAAGTATGATGTATTCTCCCAAGGCGCAGGACGAGTTAATGCCTACGCGGCTGCTCATCCACAAATTCTTGCTTATGCAATAGATGAAGCAATCCTTGATGAATCAAATATGGTCGTAGAAAACCTAAAAGGAACAGTTACTTTTGGGGCCCAATCACTTGCAAAGGATTTGAAGGTTACAAAGCAAATCCTTGTAAAAGATATGAAGGGAATCGGCGGGGATTACGAGGTTTCAGTTAACGTGACCAAATCGTTTGGTGACGCCAAAATAACAATTGACAAACCCAATTTCATGCTCAACAACCAACAGCTTTTGAATGTAACATTGACCGCCTCGGCAAATTCAAAGGCAAAAGTCGGCGATGAACTATTAGGTTATATCCACATAAAAGGCAGAGATGTCGATATTTCATTGCCATTTGCAGCAGACTTCAGCGGGGAAATTCCAGTTGAATTGAAAGATATGAGCATCTCGGAAACAGATCTCAGCTTCAACGGCGTCGGTGTGAAACATGAGGCAATGCTATACTTTACGATCACCGGAGATGTCGATACGAACTACTTGGAAATCTACGATATCTTGAACTCGGATGGCGGGAAATACGGCGATGGTACTCTTGGTCTTATGTACTCAAGCCCATCACTCAGAGCAGGATCATACGAATTGATGATTCCGGGAACCTATACTTCATGGAATGATACAGAGGAAACTATGATTCCGGATGGCCTTTACACATTTGACTACACAGCCAAACCGAAATCTGGCGTTCCTACAGTGCTTTACGACTATGTTGGACCAATTTTTGTAAAGTCCACAAAACCCGTTGTTGAAGGTGTATTTAATGAAGGCACTCTAATCGGCAAAGTCACAGATAAGTATATTGAATTCAACGAAGCACTGGCTGAATACGGACTTGACTATGATTTGAATAAAAAGCTGAATGCCTTATATGTTGTATCTATCAACGGTGAAAACATTCAGGAGTTGCCATTTACACTGAAACAGGATGGGTCATTCAACATTAATATTGAATCCGAACCCTTCAATGACATTACCAATTCAGCAAAAGTCACGGTATTAATTAGAGACGCAGCTGGTAATTCGTCTGAAACAGTCATCTTCGAAAGAGATGCAAAGGCAGTTGCACTATCAGTAAATCCAACAGAATTGAATTTAATAGAAACACATGAAGCAAAACTTACTGTAACAGAAACAACTACAACATCCGACACTAAATCAGCGGTAAAGGATGTAACAAAGGAAGCGAAATACAAAGTAGCGGATGAAAGTATCGTTACTGTTTCTGAAGGTACAGTCAAGGCGGTCAAAGCTGGTAAAACCACAATTACAGTCAGCTATGGGAATGCTGAGCCCGTAACAATCTATGTCGAAGTGGATAAGGCACCAGTTGTTGTAGTACCGGGTCCTTCTACGCCGCCAATCATGATTCCGCCGGCACCGGGTGGCGGAACTCCAGAAGCAGGCAAGCCGGATGAAGAGAAGCCTACTGAGGAAAAACCAAAGGAAGAGAAGCCCATAACTCCACCAGTATTTAAAGATATTGCCAATACATTTGCAGTAAAAGAAATCAGTGTATTAGCTACGAAAGGCATCATCCAAGGGAAAACGGCAACAGAATTTGGCACGAACCAACAAATCACTCGCGCGGAATTCGCAGTACTACTTGCCCGCGCACTCGAACTTCCATTGGAACAGTATGAAGGGAAATTCAGAGACGTAAATGCAAGCAAGAAATGGGCATACGCAGGAGTAGAGGCAGCAGCTCGAGCTGGAATCGTCAACGGCTCGGCCGATGGCATGTTCAACCCTGACACGCCAATCAAGCGCGAAGAAATCGCTGCAATGGTCATGCGGGCGATTAACTACCAAGATAAAGCGAAACTTGAAGGTATCAAATCGCCTGCACATTTCAATGACCATGGTTTAATTGGATCCTTCGCTATCGATTCAGTTTACAAAGCAGCAGCAATCGGAATCATCAAAGGAAATAACGGAAATTTCAATCCGAAAAACAATGCCACACGCGCAGAAGCGGCGGTTATGCTTTACCGTGCATTGGATGTATTGCGATTGCTGGATTGA
- a CDS encoding S8 family serine peptidase: protein MEKKGFMKVLSSFLAFVLVLSLAMPYTASANSEQTKPFKPNTQSESTMQIKAAIAEQMNLANGGPILHKDLQGLSGDEIVDVIVHLSETPVALQKGITELAGKNFTAAEKKKALQKVSAQQANVKKELKALQVAYEEGFSFNTVLNGFAAKVKVDDLQKLLNIEGVTLVEPDVTVYAFEDETNDATETMEGVKPLDGQVEAFMDTSIGFLGIEALWAKGYEGQGIKVAVLDTGIDADHPDFQGIYKGGKNFIPNSSTYTRERDDDDASETSPVERPEGTPEFNDRGSSFYTSHGTHVAGTIAAIGNNKYGIKGIAPKVDLYAYRVLGAYGSGSNSGIVAAIDYAVEQEMDVINLSLGGGSNTETDAGSFAINNAMLAGTIAVVATGNSGPGRGTMGTPSTARLGIAVGNTTSPEAHYFGDINIEAGDYNLSKRLNLMGTTYGANLSDQLNGEFDLVAVPGIGQASDYEGLDVNGKVVLVSRGEIPFVDKIAAAKDNGAVAIIVHNFAAGTGAPGISGTFLGDDFEFIPTFDMSQTDGDAIRLALAEAEGTISFSNFDKTMTEGDEVNNSSSRGPSTPNFDIKPDVIAPGTNIMSTIPMYKADFPEVTYEQAYTRKTGTSMATPHIAGIVALMKQANPSWDAFDVKVALSNTAKVLDTSKYDVFAQGAGRVQAYQAAHPEILAYAIDTANNDGQTVENKKGTVTFGHLDLKQDISVTKQILVKNENGNGGTYNVTVQVTKGFEDAKITIDKPTFTLSGEQLLNVTLTASAANTKSGDEFLGYINIEGGSTVASLPFAADFGGVAKTEVKDMRITETDLSFNGDGVKDEATLSFTLTGDVSINYIELWDFMNPDGGAYGDGYIGYLHAGTALGAGSYTLRIGGNYTPWEGNGLTKIPDGLYTIDFTALSSSGVIGDYVGPIVVKSTAGTIVGAVEGKTASGQIDDVYIAYQEELEWYNMGYDINTKLKASYEVLHGEEVVSSGPVTLEQDGKFTFKLPELNNEEHSVKVKYEDAAGNKAEELIYKAGDHVVSINHDELQIVVGNTAQLKLVEKLIKADGTEVEEDVTGDASFTSSNADVATVEDGNVKAVGLGEATITVTYGDFIFEVTVIASRPFVEYPNPTEPTEPEGENPGSETPEGENPEGEEPEGETPTVPDFSDIANTFAANEINALVAKGIFQGKSETEFAPNAQITRAEFAVLLARALDLPLEEFEGRFEDVNTSKKWAFAGVEAAARAGIINGANGNFNPDAPVKREEIAAMIIRAIEYQNKEKLTGLEAPANFGDHGSIGTFAIDSVYKAAALGVIQGNNGNFVPKNNATRAEAAVMLYRALELLGLLD from the coding sequence TTGGAAAAGAAGGGGTTTATGAAAGTACTAAGTAGTTTTTTAGCTTTCGTTCTTGTTCTTTCATTGGCAATGCCTTACACGGCAAGTGCAAATTCGGAACAAACTAAACCGTTCAAACCGAACACACAAAGCGAAAGCACTATGCAAATTAAGGCTGCAATTGCTGAACAAATGAATTTGGCAAATGGCGGACCAATATTGCATAAGGATTTACAGGGACTATCAGGAGATGAAATTGTCGATGTAATCGTACATTTATCTGAGACACCTGTTGCTCTTCAAAAAGGTATTACTGAATTAGCAGGCAAAAACTTTACTGCAGCTGAAAAAAAGAAAGCTTTGCAAAAAGTTAGTGCCCAACAGGCAAATGTAAAAAAAGAATTGAAAGCCCTTCAAGTTGCTTATGAAGAAGGATTTTCATTCAACACTGTATTAAACGGTTTCGCAGCAAAGGTGAAAGTTGACGATCTTCAAAAGTTACTAAATATTGAAGGTGTTACATTAGTTGAACCAGACGTTACAGTGTATGCTTTTGAGGATGAAACTAATGATGCAACTGAAACTATGGAAGGCGTAAAACCTTTGGATGGACAAGTTGAAGCATTCATGGATACAAGCATCGGTTTCCTTGGAATTGAAGCACTATGGGCTAAAGGCTATGAAGGACAAGGCATCAAAGTCGCAGTACTTGATACAGGAATTGACGCCGACCACCCTGACTTCCAAGGCATCTACAAAGGCGGCAAAAACTTTATTCCGAATAGCAGTACTTACACACGCGAACGTGATGATGATGATGCATCCGAAACTTCGCCAGTAGAGCGTCCAGAAGGCACGCCGGAGTTCAATGATAGAGGCAGTTCATTCTACACATCCCACGGTACACACGTAGCGGGGACAATAGCAGCAATCGGGAATAACAAATACGGCATAAAAGGGATTGCTCCGAAAGTCGATCTATACGCTTACCGAGTCTTAGGTGCATATGGTAGCGGATCCAATTCAGGAATCGTTGCAGCAATCGACTATGCAGTAGAGCAAGAAATGGACGTTATCAACTTATCACTTGGTGGCGGATCCAACACTGAAACAGACGCTGGTTCATTCGCGATCAACAATGCGATGCTTGCAGGCACAATCGCTGTCGTTGCAACAGGTAACTCCGGACCAGGTCGCGGAACGATGGGTACACCATCAACAGCCCGTCTTGGTATCGCAGTTGGGAACACGACAAGCCCCGAAGCACACTACTTTGGTGACATAAATATCGAGGCTGGTGACTACAACCTATCGAAAAGATTAAACCTAATGGGGACTACGTACGGAGCTAACCTTTCCGATCAACTAAACGGCGAATTCGACCTCGTCGCAGTCCCTGGAATTGGTCAAGCTTCAGACTATGAAGGACTTGACGTAAACGGTAAAGTTGTCCTTGTCTCACGCGGCGAAATCCCGTTTGTAGACAAAATTGCAGCGGCGAAAGATAACGGCGCAGTAGCCATTATCGTCCACAACTTCGCAGCCGGAACAGGCGCACCTGGAATATCGGGCACATTCCTTGGCGACGACTTCGAGTTCATTCCGACATTCGACATGTCCCAAACGGATGGGGATGCAATCCGTTTAGCACTTGCAGAAGCAGAAGGAACAATCTCGTTCAGCAATTTCGATAAAACAATGACAGAAGGAGACGAAGTGAACAACTCCAGCTCACGCGGACCGTCAACACCGAACTTCGACATCAAACCTGACGTCATAGCACCGGGAACGAACATCATGTCCACAATCCCGATGTACAAAGCAGATTTTCCGGAAGTAACTTACGAACAAGCTTACACTCGTAAAACAGGTACTTCCATGGCTACACCACATATTGCTGGAATTGTAGCGTTAATGAAACAAGCAAATCCGAGCTGGGATGCGTTTGACGTGAAAGTCGCACTCTCTAACACAGCGAAGGTTCTTGATACAAGCAAGTATGACGTATTCGCGCAAGGTGCAGGCCGCGTACAAGCATACCAAGCAGCGCACCCTGAGATCCTTGCATACGCAATTGACACTGCAAACAATGATGGACAAACAGTAGAAAACAAAAAAGGAACAGTGACTTTCGGCCATTTAGATTTGAAACAAGACATCTCCGTCACAAAGCAGATACTCGTGAAAAATGAGAACGGAAACGGTGGCACATATAACGTAACTGTACAAGTGACAAAAGGCTTCGAAGATGCAAAAATAACAATCGACAAGCCGACATTCACGTTATCCGGCGAGCAATTACTCAACGTCACGTTGACAGCATCTGCAGCAAATACGAAATCAGGCGATGAATTCCTCGGATACATCAATATCGAAGGCGGAAGCACAGTTGCATCATTACCATTCGCAGCAGACTTCGGGGGAGTCGCTAAAACTGAAGTTAAAGATATGCGAATCACTGAAACAGACTTGAGTTTCAATGGCGACGGTGTGAAAGACGAAGCCACGCTTTCCTTCACACTTACAGGCGATGTTTCTATTAACTATATTGAACTTTGGGATTTCATGAATCCTGATGGCGGAGCGTATGGAGACGGCTACATCGGTTACCTTCATGCGGGCACAGCCTTAGGTGCAGGTTCGTATACATTAAGAATTGGTGGAAACTACACGCCTTGGGAAGGAAACGGCTTAACTAAAATTCCGGATGGTCTCTATACGATCGATTTCACTGCATTGTCAAGTTCCGGAGTAATCGGTGACTATGTAGGACCAATTGTTGTCAAATCAACAGCAGGCACTATCGTTGGGGCAGTCGAAGGCAAAACAGCATCCGGCCAAATCGATGACGTCTATATCGCTTACCAAGAGGAACTCGAATGGTACAATATGGGATACGACATTAACACGAAACTGAAAGCATCCTATGAAGTATTACATGGTGAAGAAGTTGTCTCATCTGGCCCGGTAACATTGGAACAAGACGGGAAATTCACATTCAAGCTTCCAGAGCTTAATAATGAAGAACACTCTGTTAAAGTGAAATATGAAGACGCTGCAGGTAATAAAGCTGAGGAATTGATTTACAAAGCAGGTGATCATGTAGTTTCTATAAACCACGATGAACTACAAATTGTAGTTGGTAATACAGCGCAACTCAAATTAGTTGAAAAACTTATCAAAGCTGACGGTACAGAAGTTGAAGAGGATGTAACTGGTGATGCAAGTTTTACATCATCGAATGCTGACGTAGCAACAGTGGAAGATGGAAATGTGAAAGCAGTAGGTTTAGGTGAAGCTACAATCACGGTCACATATGGTGATTTCATTTTCGAAGTAACAGTTATAGCATCAAGACCGTTCGTTGAGTATCCAAATCCAACAGAACCGACAGAACCAGAAGGAGAGAACCCTGGAAGTGAAACCCCAGAAGGTGAAAATCCTGAAGGAGAAGAACCAGAAGGTGAAACACCAACAGTTCCAGACTTCTCGGATATTGCCAACACATTTGCTGCAAATGAAATCAATGCACTTGTAGCAAAAGGCATCTTTCAAGGAAAATCTGAAACTGAGTTTGCGCCGAATGCACAAATCACGCGTGCAGAATTCGCAGTACTGCTTGCTCGTGCTCTTGACCTACCTTTGGAAGAGTTCGAGGGTAGATTCGAGGACGTTAACACAAGTAAGAAATGGGCATTTGCAGGGGTAGAAGCAGCAGCTCGCGCTGGAATCATCAACGGAGCAAATGGTAACTTCAACCCTGACGCACCGGTTAAGCGTGAAGAAATTGCTGCTATGATAATCCGTGCAATTGAATACCAAAACAAAGAGAAACTTACAGGCCTTGAAGCACCGGCTAACTTTGGCGACCATGGATCAATTGGAACTTTCGCAATAGACTCAGTTTACAAAGCAGCAGCTCTTGGTGTTATCCAAGGTAACAACGGCAATTTCGTTCCAAAGAACAATGCAACACGTGCTGAAGCAGCAGTTATGCTTTACCGTGCATTGGAATTATTGGGATTGTTAGATTAA
- a CDS encoding S-layer homology domain-containing protein: MAHQPKAYKKFVATAATATLVASAIVPVASAAETKSFTDVSKAYADAVNYLVAEGITQGTSATTFGTTQNITRGDAAVFIARALKLDVDNAKDQGFTDLNSRVKNAVNAVVAAEIASGKSATSFAPEANITRQEMAKMLANAYKLTAKENANFTDVNSNWIGYVSALKEAGITLGKTETTFAPTDNLTRGEFALFMYRAEGAPAVGEVALTSVKASGAKAITVEFNKAVDTTKASIVVKKGNIVVNVDSTKYSDDKKSVVINTTSKLTKGEYTVTVSNLAEKDLVGTAVADDEKVAKINVLSTTAPLNPDAVKIGDVEYKANETAFVSYEVLNQYGEELANQTINWTQSTGGKVADNGSGQLTVGNTATAGTKFIPGNKVFLTGVYANTATVVNAEVTIGLESKASVADIKGVYNVSTGKLADLPAGFGADKFELLFEVKDQYGNKISTPNLGELTYLSDNPLFVLQPSKDDATTRTVGNVTYQAIKLVPGSQAAKGGTANIQIISNNTGNVSKYTISADALASVKSFRISAPEKLIAGGEKVEIPFSAVDQYGNAITKHADLTGVTLSDGLSLEKQQDGSAKLYYTAADNATQHDTIATITSLVPTNGDYSNIQLTIKPNAVPTSVIGLADKVSTQIASGNKVTAKGEDLLVQDQYGRTLTKAQINAWLNKEVKDKDGNTVGDNAFVIESTVGASTPFEVTSTVTATDSKQVVVTASGDSFVINAASVAATSATEKLVFSLSTTTTPAPVTVSSKSVTFTRVALSEYVSYEVADLGTMYNNAKEDTKTTGYDVTPKVYGVTAAGAKVLLPASQYTITPNTSKLTVSEGKITDVAEKGFKDTDFKDNNGNAKDVAVKVSILVNDSTGAAAATFTKDLVVSNGTPVASDIALSSSVKNGSAFVKHTGKAVTATDLNKFVVQILDQYGVVIEPTSIITISKVEKVDGSKITVSNNATSTASIANAEVGDKFTATFRYTGGKSVSVDFIVSDN, encoded by the coding sequence ATGGCTCATCAACCAAAAGCCTACAAAAAGTTTGTTGCAACTGCAGCAACAGCTACTCTAGTAGCATCCGCAATCGTACCAGTCGCTTCAGCTGCTGAAACGAAATCTTTCACAGACGTAAGCAAAGCTTACGCTGACGCTGTAAACTACCTTGTAGCAGAAGGCATCACTCAAGGTACATCAGCAACAACTTTCGGAACAACTCAAAACATCACACGTGGAGATGCAGCGGTATTCATCGCACGCGCTCTTAAACTTGATGTTGACAACGCGAAAGACCAAGGTTTCACAGACCTTAACAGCCGTGTTAAAAACGCAGTCAACGCTGTAGTAGCTGCTGAAATCGCTAGCGGTAAATCAGCAACTTCATTTGCTCCAGAAGCAAACATCACTCGTCAAGAAATGGCGAAAATGCTTGCTAATGCTTACAAATTGACTGCTAAAGAAAATGCTAACTTCACAGACGTAAACAGCAACTGGATCGGTTATGTTTCCGCTCTTAAAGAAGCAGGCATCACTCTTGGTAAAACAGAAACAACTTTCGCTCCAACTGACAACCTAACACGCGGTGAGTTCGCTCTATTCATGTACCGTGCTGAAGGCGCACCAGCTGTAGGTGAAGTTGCTTTAACTTCTGTAAAAGCTTCTGGCGCAAAAGCAATCACAGTTGAGTTCAACAAAGCTGTTGATACAACAAAAGCTTCTATCGTTGTTAAAAAAGGCAACATTGTTGTGAATGTTGATTCTACTAAATACTCTGATGACAAAAAATCAGTAGTTATTAATACAACATCTAAATTAACAAAAGGTGAATACACTGTAACTGTTTCTAACTTAGCAGAAAAAGACTTAGTTGGAACTGCAGTCGCTGATGATGAGAAAGTAGCGAAAATCAACGTTTTATCTACTACAGCACCATTAAACCCAGATGCAGTGAAAATCGGGGATGTAGAGTATAAGGCAAATGAAACAGCATTTGTAAGCTATGAAGTTCTAAACCAATACGGTGAAGAGTTAGCTAACCAAACAATCAACTGGACACAGTCAACTGGCGGTAAAGTGGCTGACAATGGTTCTGGCCAATTGACTGTTGGTAATACAGCAACAGCTGGAACTAAATTCATTCCAGGAAACAAAGTATTCTTGACTGGTGTATATGCAAATACGGCAACTGTAGTAAATGCAGAAGTAACAATCGGTTTAGAATCAAAAGCATCAGTAGCTGACATTAAAGGTGTATACAATGTTAGCACTGGGAAGTTGGCTGATCTTCCAGCTGGATTCGGTGCAGATAAATTCGAATTACTATTCGAAGTTAAGGATCAATATGGAAATAAAATTTCCACACCTAACTTAGGAGAATTAACATATCTATCCGATAACCCACTATTCGTATTGCAACCATCAAAAGATGATGCAACAACAAGAACAGTTGGAAACGTAACATACCAAGCGATCAAACTTGTTCCAGGTTCACAAGCTGCTAAAGGCGGAACTGCAAACATTCAAATCATCTCTAACAACACTGGTAATGTCTCTAAATATACAATTTCTGCTGATGCTTTAGCATCTGTCAAGAGCTTCAGAATTTCTGCTCCTGAGAAATTGATTGCTGGCGGAGAAAAAGTGGAAATTCCATTCTCAGCAGTAGACCAATATGGTAATGCTATTACTAAGCATGCTGATCTAACTGGTGTAACTTTGAGTGATGGTCTATCTTTAGAAAAACAACAAGATGGTTCTGCAAAGTTGTACTATACAGCAGCTGACAACGCTACACAGCATGATACTATTGCAACAATTACTTCTTTAGTACCAACAAACGGCGACTATTCTAATATTCAATTGACAATTAAGCCGAATGCTGTTCCTACATCAGTTATTGGTTTAGCTGATAAAGTATCAACACAAATTGCTAGCGGAAACAAAGTAACTGCTAAAGGTGAAGACTTACTTGTACAAGACCAATATGGTCGTACGTTAACTAAAGCACAAATTAATGCTTGGTTAAATAAAGAAGTTAAAGATAAAGATGGAAATACAGTTGGCGATAATGCATTTGTAATTGAATCTACGGTAGGCGCATCTACACCGTTTGAAGTTACTTCTACTGTAACAGCAACTGATTCAAAACAGGTTGTAGTAACAGCTTCTGGCGATTCATTTGTTATCAACGCAGCTTCAGTTGCAGCAACTTCTGCTACTGAGAAATTAGTATTCTCGTTATCTACAACAACAACTCCTGCACCAGTTACAGTAAGCTCTAAATCTGTAACATTCACACGTGTTGCTCTTTCTGAGTATGTGAGTTATGAAGTTGCTGATCTTGGAACAATGTACAACAATGCTAAAGAGGATACAAAAACTACTGGCTATGATGTAACACCGAAAGTATACGGTGTGACTGCAGCAGGAGCAAAAGTATTACTTCCAGCATCTCAGTATACAATTACTCCAAACACTTCGAAGCTAACAGTTTCTGAAGGTAAAATTACAGACGTAGCTGAAAAAGGCTTTAAAGATACGGATTTCAAAGATAACAATGGAAACGCTAAAGATGTAGCTGTAAAAGTATCAATTCTTGTTAATGATTCAACTGGCGCAGCTGCTGCAACATTTACTAAAGACCTTGTAGTTTCTAATGGAACTCCTGTTGCATCTGATATTGCACTATCAAGCTCTGTGAAAAATGGTTCTGCATTTGTTAAACATACTGGCAAAGCAGTTACAGCAACAGATTTGAATAAATTTGTTGTTCAAATTCTTGACCAATATGGTGTAGTAATTGAACCAACATCAATCATCACAATTTCAAAAGTTGAAAAAGTAGATGGTTCAAAAATCACAGTTTCAAACAACGCTACTAGCACTGCATCAATTGCAAATGCTGAAGTAGGCGATAAATTTACTGCAACATTCAGATATACTGGTGGTAAATCAGTGTCTGTAGACTTTATCGTTAGCGATAACTAA